TGCGCCGGGGGCAGACAGCCCCCGCAGCCGCCCAGGGCGGCTTTCGATGCCTGACCTTCCCACAAGTCGGCTCGCTTCCCTTCGCTTTGTGTGGGCGCGGTCAGCTCGCCGCCTGCAACGCCCGCCCCCGGCCCCGGCCGGGAGCGGGCTGGAAAGCTCTGGCATCGAGGGTGCGGGGATCCGCGCGTCCCACGCAGATCGCAGGTTCTTTTGACCTTCGCGCCAGGGCGCTGCGCGGCCGGAAATCCGGCCTTGCTCCCCAAGGGGGGATTCGGACAAGCCGAACGCCCCCTTGGGGCTGGCGCGTTGACCGAGTTCCCCGGCCAGCTCGTCAGCCATCGGGCCGGTCGCGCCGCCTTACCTGTCACAGCCGCCGCCATCGGCCAACCGGCTTTCGCGGCATAAGCTTCGCGCGCTTCGCGTGCTCGTTATTCCACGGTCCGGTTGTCCGCTGTCGTCAGCTGTGCCGGACGGCTTTTCGCGCGACCGACCCGACGGCTGACGAGAAAGCCAGACCGGGGGAGAACCTGGCCCCCGTCATTTAAGCGGAGACCGCGCAGGGCGCGGTCACATTGGTTTGTTTGGCCCGCAAGCGGGCCGTGCGCTCCCTCCCCTCCGGCATCAAAGAAAGCCGGGGGTGCGGATAACGGCAAGCGAACAATTGCCAGAAAATGCAAATATATCCGTTGCTTAGGGTCAACTACGCAACTAATATCAAGTCATAGGGAGAGGCCACAACGGCCCACCTTTCACCACAAGAGGAAAATCAAAATGAGCTTTATGCACCGTTACATGCGCGGAATGAGCAACGGCGGATTTGCTACTGGCAAAGCCTTGACCGACGAAGAACTGCGCGCCCGCGTTCCCTCGATCTTTGCAACAGAGGCCCACGAAAGCCGTTCAGAGCGGTTCGCCCCAATTCCGACTATCGACGTGCTGACCGGCCTGCGCAAAGAGGGCTTTGATCTCTTCCTGGCCCAACAGGCCCGCACCCGGATTGAGGGAAAGGCTGAGTTCACTAAGCACATGCTGCGCCTGCGCCACCGGTCCCTTACCAACTCTGACGGCGAGGCTTTTGAAATCGTGCTGGTCAATGCAAACGACGGCACAAGCAGCTACCAGATGATCCCCGGCTTTTTCCGTTTTGTCTGCGCCAATGGCCTGATGGTGGGCGATACCTTTGGCGAAGTGAAAGTGCGCCACTCGGGTAATGCCATTGGTGAGGTGATCGAGGGAGCCTATCGGGTTCTGGAAGATGCGCCCGAAGTCGCAGACCAGGTGCAGCGGTTCCGCGCAATCACTCTGCAAGACGAGGAACGCAAAATTCTGGCAGAGGCAGCGCACGAATTGCGTTTTCCGGATGCTCACAAGGAGGACGGGAAGCAGGCGCCGGTCGCGGCGGATGCCTTGCTTTCGCCCCGGCGCCGAGACGACCGGGCAACCGACCTTTGGACCGCGTTTAATGTGGTGCAGGAAAACACCATCAAAGGCGGGCTGCGCGGGCGTATCCGCAATGCGAACGGAACTACACGTCGCCAGACTACGCGCGAGGTTGCGGGTATCGACCAAAACAAGGCGCTTAACCGTGCTTTGTGGACGCTGACTGAACGCATGGCAGAGCTGAAGGAAGGTTGAAGCTGCGGGGCGGTGCCACCGCACCGCCCTGCCCTTCGCGGGAGTTTTTACCATGGGAAATAGCGAAAGAGAGCTGCGCCGGCTTTGGACGGAGCAAGGAGTCACGAAGGGCCGGCAAGATGCATTGATCCGTGAGATTAAGGCTAAGGCACAACCAGGTTCACGTGTCGGCCCTTTCATTATTGGCGGTTCAGTCCGAGAGCCGGAGGGCGAGGAATGACCAAGGCAGCGGTGTCCGAATTCGTCAAAGCGTTCAATTGCATTGACCAATCAAAGCGGCGGACAGAAGTTTTTGCGGACTTTTGCGAGCTGACCTATTGCGCTCTGGCAAAGCGCGCTTGCCCAGATGCAGCCAAACGCGATGCGCTGGAAGCGCAGTATATGGCGGTTGTGAAGCGATACCGAAATAAAGACGATGTTCGCAGAATGCCTGAACTTTTGGCAATCGCGATTGCGGAAATCTCATCAGGTGGTTGCGACTTCCTGGGGACTGTGGCTGGAGAGATCGGCGCGCTTGATGCGCGGCTTGGGCAGTTCTTTACACCCTATGAGGTTTCGCGGCTTATGGCGAATGTCTCCTTAACTGGTGTGGAGGAGATTATAGAGAAACGGGGCTTCTATACTGTTCAGGAGCCCGCAGCCGGAGCAGGTGGAATGCTGCTGGCTATGGCAGATGTGATCGAGGAAAAGGGTTTCGATCTGGAAACATCTGTTTGGTTCGAAGCTGTAGAGCTGTCGCGCCCCACATTTCACATGGGATACATACAGACGGCAGCACGCGGTTTGGCTGGGCGCTTTGTCTGCGGAAACAGCTTGTCTTTAGAGGTCTTCGATTTGGCTTATACGGCTGCCGCTGGCCGATTTTACGCTAAGCATGGAGATCCTTGGAAGCGCCAGAAGGACGAGCGAGCGGCATTTATGGCCCTGGCCGCGCAGCGGGAGACGCAGGAAGCCGAGCAGCGCAAGGCGCGCCTGACGGAAATTGCCACCGCGGGGCCAGTATCAAAAGGGGTCCAGCTTAGCTTGTTTGACTGAATTTTCTTTGTGGTGAAGAAACCAACTTGCCCCGCTTCGGCGGGGTTTCTTTTTGCCTTTTGGTGTCCTGCCCAATCAGGGCTAATGCCCTGACCGGGCCGGACTGGCGCGCATCCGCGCCGGGGGCCGCTTTCGCGGCCCGAAGCCAGAGTTCATTTTAGAAGCAGATATTGTCCAAAAATTATACAAGCACCGTATTTTACATTGATCACCTTAAACTTAACACCTAATATTAATTCATAATGATTGGAGGCGGGTTTGAAATTTTTGCTTGTGGTAACTGTGTTTGGGTGGGCGACAGATGAGGAGCCTTTAAAGTTCACTGCGGTTGTCGGTAGTCAAGCCGAATGTGCTTTAGGATCACAGGAGTTCTTGAGCGGTTTCGACCTTGGGGCAATCAAAAAACAGGAGATTTCGTGCAAGCCTCTTGGTCAACTCTCAGGGGCTTTGGAGGTTCTGACCCATGCTACTGACGCGGAAGATGCTGGGAAAATGTTGTCCCGGACAACAATTTCTACCTAAGATTGCGCCGGGTGTTGTCCGGGACAACATTTTCTTGAGTTTTACTGGGCATTTTTATAGCTATATAGCTATAAAACTTTGGGAGAAAGCATGGCCAAGCGGAGAACAACAACAGTGGGCATGAGGATGTATGACGACATGCACGAAGCCCTCAAAGAGAAGGCGCATCGCGAAAATATCTTCATGTACGAAATCGTAGATGCAGCGCTGAGAGCATATGGAATCAACCCTGATGAGGCAGGAGCAAAAGACAATGAAAACGATAGTCGTAGCGAACAATAAGGGTGGTGTGGGCAAGACCACCATCGCCAGCCAGATTGTCTATTCTCTTTCGGAGCGCGGGCATTCCGTATTGGGTGTGGATCTGGATAGCCAAAGGAATTTTTCGGCTTCCTTCGAAGGGGCGAAGACGCTTGGCAATGCGCTTGACCTGGTGACTCGCGGTGAGGGCGTACAAGCCGATTTGGCGAGCGGCGAAATTGGCATCGTAACTGGTCACAAAGATTTGCAATCGCAAAACGCTGATGACGTGATGGCAAATGTGCAAGCCGGGCTGGTTGGCAGCAGCGGTGCAGATTACTGCGTGGTGGATACTCCTCCAAATTTTGGCGAGGCGGTTTATGGTGCGCTCATTGCGGCCGACTATCTGCTGGTTCCGATAGAGCTGAAAAAATACTCAGTCGATGGTATCGAGGGGGTTCTTGAAGCGCTGTACGCCGCGCAAGGAGTGAATCCGAAACTGCAGCTCCTGGGCATCCTGCCTTCGCGCTTTGATGCCGTGAAGCAGATTGAGCGAGACGCGATGGTCCAAGTGGCGGAAGCTGTTGGAGACCTCTGTGTCCCATATGCAATTCGCAACCGCACTGCCTATGTCGTGGCGCAGGAAGAGGGCGTTCCGCTGTCCGGAGTGAAAACAAAGAGCGGCAAGGATGCCCAAGAAGAGTTCGGCCAGTTTTTTGACTGGCTGTACGATAAGCTTGGCGAGGGGAAGTGATATGGCAAGGAACATGACAAGCACGCTGGATAAACTAAGGGCGGCGGGCAAACTGGAAGGGCTGCAAAGCCAGAAGCCCGTCGGCGGCGGCGAGCCCCTGACAATTGACATTGATCTGATCGAACCCGACCCCGAGCAGCCGCGCCGCCATTTCGATCCGGACAAGCTGGCGTCTCTCAGCGCAAACATTTCTATTCGTGGTGTTTTGCAGCCCATCACTGTCCAGCCAAAGAGCCAGGACGGGCGGTATATTATTATCATGGGCGAACGGCGCTGGCGGGCAGCCAGGATGGCCGGACTGAGCAGCGTTCCAGTCCTCATTCGTGAGGCGACCGCGGACCTGCGCGCGATCCAGCTGACTGAGAACATTCAGCGGGATGATCTGACCACGATGGAAATCGCCTTGGCAGTGGAGCAAATGCGCAAAGACGGGATGAAACGCTCGCAGATTGCGGAGGATCTTGGTTGGGGGCAGGCGCAGGTTTCG
The sequence above is a segment of the Leisingera sp. M658 genome. Coding sequences within it:
- a CDS encoding DUF932 domain-containing protein → MHRYMRGMSNGGFATGKALTDEELRARVPSIFATEAHESRSERFAPIPTIDVLTGLRKEGFDLFLAQQARTRIEGKAEFTKHMLRLRHRSLTNSDGEAFEIVLVNANDGTSSYQMIPGFFRFVCANGLMVGDTFGEVKVRHSGNAIGEVIEGAYRVLEDAPEVADQVQRFRAITLQDEERKILAEAAHELRFPDAHKEDGKQAPVAADALLSPRRRDDRATDLWTAFNVVQENTIKGGLRGRIRNANGTTRRQTTREVAGIDQNKALNRALWTLTERMAELKEG
- a CDS encoding SAM-dependent methyltransferase, which codes for MTKAAVSEFVKAFNCIDQSKRRTEVFADFCELTYCALAKRACPDAAKRDALEAQYMAVVKRYRNKDDVRRMPELLAIAIAEISSGGCDFLGTVAGEIGALDARLGQFFTPYEVSRLMANVSLTGVEEIIEKRGFYTVQEPAAGAGGMLLAMADVIEEKGFDLETSVWFEAVELSRPTFHMGYIQTAARGLAGRFVCGNSLSLEVFDLAYTAAAGRFYAKHGDPWKRQKDERAAFMALAAQRETQEAEQRKARLTEIATAGPVSKGVQLSLFD
- a CDS encoding ParA family protein; the encoded protein is MKTIVVANNKGGVGKTTIASQIVYSLSERGHSVLGVDLDSQRNFSASFEGAKTLGNALDLVTRGEGVQADLASGEIGIVTGHKDLQSQNADDVMANVQAGLVGSSGADYCVVDTPPNFGEAVYGALIAADYLLVPIELKKYSVDGIEGVLEALYAAQGVNPKLQLLGILPSRFDAVKQIERDAMVQVAEAVGDLCVPYAIRNRTAYVVAQEEGVPLSGVKTKSGKDAQEEFGQFFDWLYDKLGEGK